A segment of the Marmota flaviventris isolate mMarFla1 chromosome 2, mMarFla1.hap1, whole genome shotgun sequence genome:
TGCAATGAATTTagctttttcttgttctttcagCTTTTCTatgggttttatatttttaaaaataaacagttgggaggaaaagtttataccAAGGAACAAAATACCAACCTTAAAAGTTTTGTGCCACAGAAACATCTTCAAACAATTCCTATTCCACCTCTTTCCTTAACCAAGTCTTTGCTGAGTAATGGTACTATCTAAAGATAGTTAACTGGGTATCTACTTGCTGGGCACTATACTAGGTACCAGAGACAGATCAACAATGTTCAAGCTTCCTTTTAAGGAGCTGGCAGTTTAATGGGGAACAAAGATGTAATACAtaacaaatgaataatataatGCAATGTGGAAAGTGTGATAATAGAGGTACATTTCTCATATAGGCTGTGTTTCTTAAGATATGGTTCATATATCACTTGCATTAGAGTCATCTGGGTTGGGGGAGATATCATCCCTTAAAGTACAGATTCCTGGGCATTTATCCCCAACTCCCTGAATCAGATCATCTGGGGATTAGCGGGGAATATGCagatctggggaaaaaaaacaataccaaTGCATATTAAAGGTGGATGAATGCACACATCAGAGCTTTGAACTTTCTTGAGAAATGAGGAGGAGGTCATCAAGCAGCCAGGGTTGGGCTTGTCCTACAATTTCCTTGCTATTTTTCATAACAACTGCAATAGCATGCTTCCTGTAATCAAATGAGTTAGGTGGCTTGTTGactttggttgttgttgttgttctaaaattaattaattgtgcatgatagcagaatgcatttcaattcataatacacaaatggagtgcaacatttcaattctctggttgtacatggtgtagagacATACTATTTGTGCAATCGTACATGTATGGCTTATTGATTTTTTGTTAATCAGATTTTATATATTAGCtgacataatttttctctttccagatATGCAGAAACACATCGAGTATATGCTATTATATTAGTGTCTGCATACACATCAGATTTGGGGGATGAAAATGAGCGTGCAAGTGGTAAGTCTGAAGGCAGAAATCCCAAAAGTCCTTCTAGACAGGGTTACTTGTTCAGACTATAAAATAGTACTCTTTCAGATaggctaaatttaaaaaacaagaaaaaacatttaaattgagTAAATGAAAcggagggatggaggaaggaaaTCTAATAGCATATGAGAAAGATTTATCACCTATCTTTTGATGTAAGGCAGTTTGAAAGGTAATAGACCTCTTTACAACCAAAACTCTGAGAGGGCTGGTTTTATTTGAGTCATTTACTCCCTCTTTACAAATAGCTATGATCTGAAAGCCTTGCAggtctaggaaaaaaaagaaaaagtgcttcTCATTCATCCATGGTTCCTGATCCTTTGTGTCTCTGTAAGGGTCTCCACTGGATATTCCAGAATGTCTGAAATGGAGATTATTCATGGGCATTGACAGGTTATTTTTCCCCCCATAGGATACTTCAACCGTCCCTGGCAGTGGGAGAAGATCAAGGCCAACTGCCCTCACATTGTGCAGTTTGGCTCCACTGATGATCCTTTCCTTCCCTGGAAGGAACAACAAGAAGTGGCAGATAAGTTGGAAGCCAAATTGTACAAATTCACTGATCGCGGCCACTTTCAGAACACAGAATTTCATGAACTGATCAATGTGGTAAAGTCTGTGCTGAAAGTACCAGCATAATCTGGTGCTTGCTGTTTTGTATTCCCATATAGGAGCAGAGTAATAACTTCCATTATCAGACAATAACTAGATATAAAACATCCAGTTTAGTTCCAAAAGTGCCTGAAAAACAAACACAAGTTTCAACATCACACTGAGTTACAGACAACATTTCCATTTTCTGTAGTATCTAAATCTTCCCAAATTGCTATGaactgcagggttttttttttctttttcccccctatttGGTTGGGGACCTACAGGTAGTTCCATCCTTATTGATCCAAAGACCCAAAGTCAGAAATGGAAACCAGGTGTCCTGATTCTCAGTCCAGATTAAAACTAAATAGATTTTCATATATGTTATAAAATAgtattcttttcctctttgaaataaaacttttctgttttattggggAGAGAAAATATGACTAAAGGTCCAGAGTGTTGGCTTAGAGCTCAACACACTAACTTGTATTTCAGTCAGCTCTGAATATTGTAAAGAGGGAGTAAATGACTCAAATAAAACTTGGGCCTTTACCACTGCCATTACCCACTGCCCCTTGGTCCTTCAGACAGGTTGAGAGACCAACACATAAGGATGCCGGGTCAAAGATCTCCCTGAGTCTTGCAGGGAGCAGGATCACAGGCTATCTGTATATCAGCAAAGGTGACGAATTTTTGTAAGACAAGACTGGTAAGATCAGGGTCATGTGGAGAGCTCATGTCCTTTCTGAATTGTTGCCTTGAGGAAATTGACAAGGTGTTGccaattttaatctttttttgttgttgtttgttactgggaattgaacccaggggtgctttgccactgagcaacacccttccttttttattttttgagatagggtttgccaagttgcccaggctagcctcaaacttgtgatcctcctgcctcagctcctgaattgctgggattactggcatgtaccactgtgctcagccgactgacattttgaggaaaaaaaatcttagttttttaaaatttagggaaTGTATATATAcgtgtatgtaatatatatgcatCATTTTCCATATGGATTATGTTAGTTGGCAACAACACTGtaaaccaaaaaattttaaaatattacaagatAAAATCCAAGTCATCCATTAGCCAAGTGACACAGATGATTCTCTACAAAGCACAAGAAAAACATAAgtaaaaaacacaacaacaaacaTAATCTTAAAGGATGAAGAACATGGGAACAATATGGATTTTGTTACAAAGTCTTATTCCAAGTATGGTTATGTAGAGTTCAACCTTTTGACTTCCTAAAGATCTCTTTCAAGCATCATTCCAAGATTTTTCTTCTGATCCTACTCCCTCAGAACAAACAGGGGGCtggattgtagcttagtggtagagtgcttgcctagctcgtggaaggcactgggttctatcctcagcatcacataaaaataaatgaaacaaaggtattgtgtacatcttcaactaaaaaaaaaataaaaaatgaaaaacaaacaacaacaaaaacccacaacCACAAAGAAACCCTTTTTTCATTTCTCAACATTTTCTGGCTATTATAATGCCTAAGTATTGCCTAACACAATTTCTGTGAATTTACACTCTATGTTAGAGAGCTTGAATTTGATGCAGAAATATGATTTCCCACATTGTTTATCCCTGAAGGGATTCAAGAACCATTATTTTAACCTGAAAAGGTTTTAGTTTCTACATGTACTTAGACATAGAAAAAAGTCAGAGAAGACATTCTAAACTTTTGACAACAATTATCTTTCGGAGAAGGGAATTTGGTAGGTAGTGTAGTAGATGtcctcattttcctttattcACCAGGTGGCTATTTGAATTTGTAACACTGAACATGTATTActttaatcattaaaataaataagatttaaaataacttatttgtcAAGCTAGTAAAAAGATGATTAGATTCAGCAGTTGAATAGATCAAACCTATAATCAAAGATTGATTCTATTTGAATTATTTGGAAATAGTATTTTATTACTGTCTTGTTTTCTaaagtcctttctttctttaaacacTTATTTTTATAACATCAGTTTACAatgttttcctcttcctccatgGGGGAAAACCCCCAAATGTATACAGTTGGGGAATATTCTTTATTCCTATAAGAGCAATTAAGTTAGACATATGACTATTGAGCTCTGCTGCCCAGTATGAGCAGTAACAACAGTagttgaaatatgaaaaattcagTTCTTCAGTCACACAAGCCAAATTTCAAGTGTTCACCAGCCACAAGTGGCTAGTGATTGTTATGGGATAGCAActatagaatatttccatcatagAAAACTAATGGTCAGCACTAGTCTAGGGCTTTCTTCACCCACCTctaatagttcaaaataaaagtgacttcattgaaattatttttgtgtgatgtggtgctaggaatcaaacttggggcctcaaacatgctagggaagtgctttcccactgagctacattctaaGTCCCAAAATTACTTGTTTTGATTACTTTCCTTAGTTGATTACCATCAAGTaataactttaaattttgttCATTGCCAAACTGAATCCAAGTTTCATATGAGAATCtatatttaattcattaaaaaccataaaatcatGGAATCTCAGAATCTGATAATCCATAAATCATTATTAAACAGAGACTTCCTTGGAAGTCTGAGGAGTCATCTATCCCCAGGTGAGCAAATATCTAAAACCTAGTAGTAAGGAACTTAATTGTTCTTACAGGAAATCAACTAAGTATTAGAGGactttatttacaaatttaattttttgatattgtCATGAGTTTATCATGTTTTGGTCCCAGGTTATCTCTGTAGAATAATTAATCCATTGAATATATATCTGAGgtgctgtatttttaaattattgtctgtttttccttcagttaatattcagaataaaatacaaactatagcAAAATAAGTTTAAAGGGTCTCTTTATTTTGACAAGGCAGGAAATACTTTTTTAGACACtagttgtaaattttaaaaatcaatcactGGCTATTAAGACACATTGTGAAATCtacatttaaaacacaaattggtTCCATCTCCCCATTTTTACTCTCATCcaaattcagttttcttattaaataagACTAGTGTCTCTTTGATAGGTAAGTTCCAAGGACGACAGATATTATTCTTACCATTCCAACTCTCACTAGAAGAAAAATCCTCTGTAGTTTCAGGCTTCCAGATCTTTTTATAGCTTATATTCATCCAATACATGAATGGTTTTTATTATAAGGAATTCCTGTcattaaatgtgaattttatggAGCTGGCCACAGAATTTATATGATAAAAACTGAATACTGAAatgaattttactatttattttaaaataactagtcTAATCTTGTCCCCTTAGAACATCTCCAAacttgtgttagaattaggcctGCAAGAGGAGCTGTGTGTGAATTCCCTTAGGTTGTTGGTTCTGTGGGTCTGGCCTGTGTTTCACAAAGTGAAACACAACCGCTGAGATCCTAAAAAGCTGTATACCTACCTTCCTTGCAACAACACATCAAATAACCTAGAGTTTTCTACATTGGACGACTATACTTTTCTATACTGACGAATAGAACCAGGAGTGCTAATAGATCTCAAGACAGTTACACAGTAGTGGCTTTTTGATTATGTGACACTATGAGTTTTAGAACagtaaggaaaagaaacaaatctaAAACAGGGTAAGAACTGTCCCCATCACCCTCAAAATAAAGTATGAATGGAAggcaatggttttttttgtttgtttcagttctAGTTAAATGGATACACATTGTCTTAATCCCTTCTGTGTGCTATATAGAATACTACAGACTTGTGTTTTATcaacaacaaatttatttctcacaattctgtagCCCGAGatatccaagatcaaggcactggcaaatttggtgtctggtgaggaccaCTTCCTGGTTCACCAATGATTGTCTTCTCCCTGTGTACTCACAGGGCAGAAGGTACAATAAGAGCTCTCTAGGTTCTTTTAAAAGGGCACACATTCCCTTCTTGAGTACTCCATCCTCAAACTATTATCTTCCAAAGGCctcaaataccatcacattgtgCATTAGATTTTAACATCTGAATCTGCGGGGATGGGAGAGTTCAGGCACATAAACACTGTAGACATCATATAAGAATCCAGGGAAATTCTGGTGAAGAATACACTTGAGCCACATAATGAAGCTTGTAAGAcaaaggaaaagtgaaaatattccctttatgatgaaaatgataatatttacaCACTGAAACATCCTTGACAATATTCATCCTTTGGGTTTGAGGTATGGTAGCATAATCCTTCAAAAGAATATTACTGATATAGGAAGGAATCAATAGTGTGTAGAAAAGGAATGTCCTACTCTCCCTCACTTAATGCTTCTTCAAGATTTCATATACTCTTGTGCTGTTCCTGTCTTcaccatttttaatttcttctcaaTGAAACTACtgagaaaacaggaaacaaaaatggTGGTAATGAGCCagacataaaaaatttttaacgAAGACCTtaataaacaactttaaaatgaatatatttgtgcTCTAGCTATTTCCATAGTACTTAGCAAATAAgggtttgttgtttctttttccttgatcCATCAAAAGTCTTGAAAACTTCAAAAGATGTTTTTCTCCAGggcttcaattttttaatttacagaagAACAGATTTCACTACTAACCTCATCTGTTTCATATTCTAATGGCCTCTCTACCAATATAAATTTagtctttataaataaaaaaacaggtTTTCATAGCAGCAAGTCTGTATCCATTTACTGTGAATCTGCTTTCAAGGAAATTTGATGTTCCATCATGAATTAAATTATTTGGTCTCCAAGCAACTTCATTTGTATAATGTCAGTAGAGTTTATCATTCTCCATCAAAATTCGAGCCATTCTGTCATGTAAATACAGTTAGATGGTGAAATCTCACCACCTTCATGGCAGTCatcaaaaaccttaaaaaaaaaagaaaaagaaaaagtttatattcaaactgaatttttaaaaatatctatgacCCAACCactatttaaaacaatatttttctcaacttttaaaattgaacAGGATTAGGGGTATATTTAACACCATATTATAATAGAACTGCTTTCTGAACATAGTTTAAAGGGAGGCCTTTTACTGATGCATTAAAATGATTATGTTTACCTGCCCACTGAGTAAAAGGCTACCAGGAGGAAACAGAAATGCAAGAAGAGAGTCCTATACTATGAATGACTTAGTTTAGTCTAACTGAATGCTTCATGTTTAGCTATCTTCCTTCTTGTGAAGGGTGCTAAACAGAATTCCCAATGTTAGTCTTTTATCTATGAGTTAAAATCAGGACATAGACAAAATCAGCATATAGACAAGGGCCAGTAAAATGAAATATAGCACAGACTAGCAATCTGAGAATATAAATCTATGAGGACTTGGGAGTGTCTCTTGCTCTGTTGTAGCCTCAGTACCTGTAGCATACAGTTAGTGCTCAAAACCCACCTGGGAATGAATAAACCAAAGTGCTAGGACATATGGGGAAAAATACATCATTTTGGGGTTTGAATTCTGACAGTTGCTTCTAAATTGTTGCTTTTAGGTCTTCTGAAGCCTAAATTCCCTTGCTCTTAAGGGGGAAATAACACTATTTGCTCCCAGGACAtaaggaggattaaatgagaccaCAAAATGAAAATCATTAAGAACATGCTGGGCCAGTGGTAGATTCTCAACAAATTTCATTTCCCTCCCTAGATGAAATGATTAGccctcatcaaaaaaaaaaaaaaaaaaaaaagtgtctattTCAGGGCCaagagaagaaatgcaaatgtccTTAACCTGGTTATTCCAAGAAAGAATGTAAGGCAAAGTTTGTTCATTAAAGGTCTGTTCATCAAGGTTGCATGAAGGTTTGAACAGCTCTTGGTCAACTCTAAATAGTATGGGAAAACTGGAGTGCTTGCTCTGTGACATTTACACCCGGCAGTAAAGTGAAGTCACTTTAACTTACTGGGCAGAGCCCGCAGGGTGCTCGGACTAAACCTGTGGGTGGGATGATTGGATTGACTGCCCTGTACAGTTTCATATGTCCGTCTACACTGCCAACTGTGCCTTCTTTTGCAGCAATGATAGTCATCTCCACTTTCCCATCATAAATAAGAGTATTCAAGATGGTTTCAATGTCCTCCATGGACAActctacctgaaaaaaaaaaagagataaattagAAGGGATGCATAAAGGATAAGAAGACATCTTTTTGGAGGGGTTATAAACAGTAAAGAGTCACAATTCCTTGGTGAAATGGTGAAGCACTGTGCTGGAGGGGAGTAATGGAAAGCACAAGGAGGGTGAACGATGCTCCAAGTTAGCACAAACCCCTGAAATGCTCGGGACAAAAGTCTAACCTCAGACTGAGTCTGACACTTCTGAAGTCTTCACCCCCCTAAAGAAACATTTCTTTGGCAAGAATTTTATAAAGATTCTTAATATGCTTGCAAAgtttctagttctttataaattagaaaTCTGTTgtccagaaaatgaaaatgacttgTCCAAGTGCTACTTcaggggctgggctgtagctcagtggtagggtgcttgcctagcacgcacaaggccctgggtttaattcccagtaccctcccaacccaacccccccaaaaaaacaagtGCCACGTAAGCAGCAAAGAATACCAATAAATGATAACTGATGTCATGATTGAGGTTTTGCACATATGCTAAACTGTTCCTGCAAAGGTGAAGAACTTGTTAGAATAAACTTATGACTCTGGATGGTGAAATGCACCACTAGACCTGTAGTTGGATATTCTATGTCCCAAACTCAAGAATGGTTTAAGCAATGTCCAATGGGAATGACTGCCTTTACCTAAAGCTTAGGACAATGTTTTCTCAATGTAGATTCAGCAGAATGTTCACAGCTATTACCTGAAAAAGGGACCTGGTCAAATAATGCTTGGTATACACTGTACATTAAATATCTTTGTgatgaagaataaattttatataaaaagataagAAAGTTCTGACCTTGCTTATTCCCAGTTCACAGATATATTTCCATACTTCATGTGAAGAAGCAAATGAACTATTTCTTTGTATCATTGGATTCTGTTTGCTTTCTCGTGCTGTTTCTGCCTATAGGGGTTGGAATATAAGAG
Coding sequences within it:
- the Rbbp9 gene encoding serine hydrolase RBBP9 — translated: MASPNKAVIVPGNGDGDVATHGWYGWVKRGLEQIPGFQCLAKNMPDPITARESIWLPFMETELHCDERTIIIGHSSGAIAAMRYAETHRVYAIILVSAYTSDLGDENERASGYFNRPWQWEKIKANCPHIVQFGSTDDPFLPWKEQQEVADKLEAKLYKFTDRGHFQNTEFHELINVVKSVLKVPA